Proteins from a genomic interval of Microbacterium imperiale:
- the phoU gene encoding phosphate signaling complex protein PhoU translates to MREVFHQSLEDVQARLVEISELVTVAIEKATRAFGTSDITLAEEVIDADAIIDEKAVAIDESAIEILARQQPVARDLRIVVAALRTSASLERMGDIAEHIAQLTRMRFPERAIPKGLKGTFTRMGEVDVEVARTLTELLRTQDLALVETLRGLDDQLDDLHLSVFEKVLSENWQGEAAATVDATLASRYHERFADHAVTVGKRVAYLATGEWRPDTETINVIVGDAGV, encoded by the coding sequence ATGCGCGAAGTTTTCCACCAGTCCCTCGAGGACGTCCAGGCTCGCCTGGTCGAGATCTCCGAGCTGGTGACCGTCGCGATCGAGAAGGCCACCCGCGCGTTCGGCACCAGCGACATCACGCTGGCCGAAGAGGTCATCGACGCGGACGCCATCATCGATGAGAAGGCCGTCGCGATCGACGAGTCGGCGATCGAGATCCTCGCCCGCCAGCAGCCGGTCGCACGCGACCTGCGCATCGTCGTCGCCGCGCTGCGCACCAGCGCGTCGCTCGAGCGCATGGGCGACATCGCCGAGCACATCGCGCAGCTGACGCGCATGCGCTTCCCCGAGCGCGCCATCCCGAAGGGCCTCAAGGGCACCTTCACCCGCATGGGCGAGGTCGACGTCGAGGTCGCACGGACCCTCACCGAGCTGCTGCGCACGCAAGACCTCGCGCTCGTCGAGACGCTGCGCGGCCTCGACGACCAGCTCGACGACCTGCACCTGAGCGTCTTCGAGAAGGTGCTCAGCGAGAACTGGCAGGGCGAGGCGGCCGCGACCGTCGACGCGACCCTCGCCAGCCGCTACCACGAGCGCTTTGCCGACCACGCCGTGACCGTCGGCAAGCGCGTCGCCTACCTCGCGACGGGCGAGTGGCGCCCCGACAC
- a CDS encoding sensor histidine kinase — translation MNPTQLALVALLAGAVVGLLIAGLVFAALRARDNARAAADGDVPPGARQVLAALDEAALIVDASFVIVATSPSAELFGLREGEAIPGDELRELLRSSRGVSHSETGTLRLRRGVAPAEPRLIVARASGITPRLTLVLVRDITERERLAEMRRDFVANTSHELKTPVGAVTLLAEAIESAADDPDQVRSFATRLSAEATRLGNLTSRIMSLSRLQSSDELTELRDVAIDEVITSAVETHAIAAESAGVTLVRGGDRGLYVRGDVQVLSEAVGNLIANAIAYSPPASQVGVGVRGLTDAVEIAVSDRGIGIPESDQQRVFERFYRADQARSRRTGGTGLGLSIVKHAVQRHGGEVQLWSRPGRGSTFTIRLPAIAAPDGTPAPKKTKKKIARALPARTKGDAP, via the coding sequence ATGAACCCGACGCAGCTGGCGCTCGTCGCCCTGCTCGCCGGGGCCGTCGTCGGGCTTCTCATCGCGGGCCTCGTGTTCGCCGCCCTGCGCGCGCGAGACAACGCCCGCGCCGCGGCGGACGGGGACGTCCCGCCCGGGGCTCGCCAGGTCCTGGCCGCGCTCGACGAGGCCGCGCTCATCGTCGACGCCTCGTTCGTCATCGTCGCGACCTCGCCGTCGGCGGAGCTGTTCGGCCTGCGCGAAGGCGAGGCGATCCCCGGCGACGAACTGCGAGAGCTGCTGCGTTCCTCGCGCGGCGTCTCGCATTCCGAGACGGGCACACTGCGGCTGCGGCGTGGGGTGGCGCCCGCCGAACCGCGCCTCATCGTCGCCCGTGCCAGCGGCATCACGCCGCGGCTGACCCTGGTGCTCGTGCGCGACATCACCGAGCGCGAGCGGCTCGCCGAGATGCGCCGCGACTTCGTCGCGAACACCAGCCACGAGCTCAAGACGCCCGTGGGTGCGGTGACGCTGCTGGCCGAGGCCATCGAGTCGGCCGCGGACGACCCCGATCAGGTGCGCTCGTTCGCCACCCGGCTGAGCGCCGAGGCGACACGGCTCGGCAACCTCACGTCGCGGATCATGAGCCTGTCGCGACTGCAGTCCTCCGACGAGCTGACCGAGCTGCGCGACGTCGCGATCGACGAGGTCATCACCTCGGCCGTCGAGACCCACGCGATCGCCGCCGAGTCGGCGGGTGTCACGCTCGTGCGCGGCGGCGACCGCGGCCTGTACGTCCGGGGCGATGTGCAGGTGCTGAGCGAGGCGGTCGGCAACCTGATCGCCAACGCCATCGCATACTCCCCGCCGGCGAGTCAGGTCGGGGTGGGGGTTCGCGGACTCACCGATGCGGTCGAGATCGCGGTGAGCGACCGCGGCATCGGCATCCCCGAGAGCGATCAACAGCGCGTGTTCGAACGCTTCTACCGCGCCGACCAGGCGCGGTCGCGCCGCACCGGCGGGACGGGCCTGGGGCTGTCGATCGTCAAGCACGCCGTCCAACGCCACGGGGGCGAGGTGCAGCTCTGGTCGCGTCCCGGGCGCGGATCCACCTTCACGATCCGCCTGCCCGCCATCGCCGCCCCCGACGGCACACCGGCCCCCAAGAAGACCAAGAAGAAGATCGCCCGGGCGCTCCCCGCTCGGACGAAGGGAGACGCACCATGA
- a CDS encoding response regulator transcription factor, whose translation MTRVLLVEDEPDLADPLAYLLRREGFEVEIAEDGPAALEAFESRGADIVLLDLMLPGMPGTEVCRIIRTTSKIPIIMLTAKDSEVDIVVGLELGADDYVTKPYSSRELLARMRAVLRRSATAEVDVDERVLAGGRVTIDLDRHTVAVDGGEINMPLKEFELLEVLMRNAGRVMTRGQLIDRVWGSDYFGDTKTLDVHIKRIRSRIEADPGQPTMLLTVRGLGYRFEA comes from the coding sequence ATGACCCGTGTTCTGCTCGTCGAGGATGAGCCCGACCTCGCCGACCCGCTGGCGTACCTGCTGCGCCGCGAGGGTTTCGAGGTCGAGATCGCCGAGGACGGCCCCGCCGCTCTCGAGGCGTTCGAATCGCGCGGGGCGGACATCGTCCTGCTCGACCTGATGCTGCCCGGCATGCCCGGCACAGAGGTGTGCCGCATCATCCGCACGACCTCGAAGATCCCGATCATCATGCTGACGGCGAAGGACTCCGAGGTCGACATCGTCGTCGGACTCGAGCTCGGAGCCGACGACTACGTCACGAAGCCGTACTCGTCCCGCGAGCTGCTGGCCCGCATGCGCGCGGTGCTCCGCCGGTCCGCCACCGCCGAGGTCGACGTCGACGAGCGGGTCCTCGCCGGTGGCCGGGTCACGATCGACCTCGACCGCCACACGGTGGCCGTCGACGGCGGCGAGATCAACATGCCGCTCAAGGAGTTCGAGCTGCTCGAGGTGCTCATGCGCAACGCCGGTCGCGTGATGACGCGGGGCCAGCTCATCGACCGCGTCTGGGGGAGCGACTACTTCGGCGACACCAAGACGCTCGACGTCCACATCAAGCGCATCCGTTCCCGCATCGAGGCCGACCCCGGCCAGCCGACGATGCTGCTCACCGTCCGCGGCCTGGGTTACCGCTTCGAGGCCTGA
- a CDS encoding DNA modification methylase, which produces MKLRIVASIAVAAALTLGATGCSMISPQATTIDYSASDGVNIPRSGPIDIRNAMIVADEDGTAGNFLAAIVNDTDEAQTLVFGVGDETTTLRVPARERISLGVDGDEPILFEGIDTKPGATVSMSFQSGDGEGVRTEVPVLDGTLPYYTEFVPLVD; this is translated from the coding sequence GTGAAACTGCGAATCGTCGCTTCGATTGCCGTGGCCGCCGCCCTGACCCTGGGGGCCACCGGATGCAGCATGATCTCGCCTCAGGCGACGACCATCGACTACTCCGCGTCCGATGGCGTGAACATCCCCCGCTCGGGCCCGATCGACATCCGCAACGCGATGATCGTCGCCGACGAGGACGGCACCGCCGGCAACTTCCTCGCCGCGATCGTCAACGACACCGACGAGGCGCAGACGCTCGTCTTCGGTGTCGGTGACGAGACCACCACCCTGCGCGTTCCGGCACGCGAGCGGATCAGCCTCGGGGTCGACGGCGACGAGCCGATCCTGTTCGAGGGAATCGACACCAAGCCCGGCGCGACGGTGTCGATGTCGTTCCAGTCGGGCGACGGCGAGGGCGTGCGCACCGAGGTGCCCGTCCTGGACGGCACGCTGCCGTACTACACCGAGTTCGTTCCGCTGGTCGACTGA
- a CDS encoding CarD family transcriptional regulator: MLFEVGETVVYPHHGAATIIEVKDRIIKGETKKYLKLNVTQGDLIIEVPADNVDLVGVRDVIGKDGLERVFDVLRAPFTEEPTNWSRRYKANLEKLASGDVIKVSEVVRDLWRRDQDRGLSAGEKRMLAKARQILVSEIALALKADEDHASGVLDEVLAS, encoded by the coding sequence ATGCTTTTTGAGGTTGGCGAAACCGTCGTCTACCCCCACCACGGGGCAGCCACGATCATCGAGGTCAAGGACCGGATCATCAAGGGCGAGACGAAGAAATACCTGAAGCTCAACGTCACGCAGGGCGATCTGATCATCGAGGTCCCGGCCGACAACGTCGATCTCGTCGGCGTCCGCGACGTCATCGGCAAGGACGGCCTCGAGCGCGTCTTCGACGTGCTGCGCGCTCCCTTCACCGAGGAGCCGACCAACTGGTCGCGCCGGTACAAGGCCAACCTCGAGAAGCTCGCCTCCGGCGATGTCATCAAGGTCAGCGAGGTCGTCCGCGACCTCTGGCGTCGTGACCAGGACCGCGGGCTGTCGGCGGGCGAGAAGCGCATGCTCGCGAAGGCGCGGCAGATCCTCGTCTCCGAGATCGCGCTGGCGCTGAAGGCCGACGAAGACCACGCCTCGGGCGTGCTCGACGAGGTCCTCGCCTCCTGA
- the ispD gene encoding 2-C-methyl-D-erythritol 4-phosphate cytidylyltransferase yields the protein MNIISVPRVAVIVVAAGSGTRLGASAPKAFVGIDEHSILRHALGSVASAPSAQVVIVVPAGREGDARTEAEAAFGDRIDLVSVVTGGETRQRSVAAGLAALWADVECVLVHDAARALTPRAVFSRVIDEVMRSHVGVIPALPVVDTLKRVDGGVVAAAVDRSSLVAAQTPQGFPRETLTAAYAGAVDEHTDDAALFAAAGHRVVTVAGDDLAFKITTPADLDRARHLLERSRPASRVPRIGTGTDVHAFGGDGTLRLAGLEWPGEPGLRGHSDGDAVAHAIVDAVLAAAGLGDIGTHFGVDRPEYAGATGEVFLRRVRELVARAGYAIGNVSVQVQANRPRMAGRRAEAEAVLSAALGAPVAVSATTTDGLGFTGAGEGVSATAVALVYALR from the coding sequence GTGAACATCATCTCGGTGCCGCGAGTCGCGGTCATCGTCGTCGCTGCGGGCTCCGGAACGCGGCTCGGCGCCTCTGCGCCGAAGGCGTTCGTCGGCATCGACGAGCACTCGATCCTCCGCCATGCCCTGGGCTCGGTGGCATCCGCGCCGTCGGCGCAGGTCGTCATCGTCGTCCCGGCCGGCCGGGAGGGCGACGCGCGAACCGAAGCCGAGGCCGCGTTCGGAGACCGGATCGACCTCGTCTCCGTCGTCACGGGGGGCGAGACGCGTCAGCGCTCGGTCGCCGCCGGTCTGGCCGCCCTATGGGCCGATGTCGAATGCGTGCTCGTGCACGACGCGGCGCGTGCGCTCACGCCGCGCGCGGTGTTCTCGCGCGTCATCGACGAAGTGATGCGTTCGCATGTGGGCGTCATCCCGGCGCTTCCCGTCGTCGACACGCTGAAGCGCGTGGACGGCGGGGTCGTGGCCGCCGCGGTGGATCGCTCGTCGCTGGTCGCGGCGCAGACTCCGCAGGGCTTCCCGCGCGAGACCCTGACGGCCGCCTATGCCGGTGCGGTGGACGAGCACACCGACGACGCCGCTCTGTTCGCGGCAGCCGGGCATCGCGTCGTCACCGTCGCCGGCGACGACCTCGCCTTCAAGATCACGACGCCCGCCGACCTCGATCGCGCCCGGCATCTGCTGGAGCGCTCGCGCCCGGCATCCCGTGTGCCGCGGATCGGGACGGGTACCGACGTCCACGCCTTCGGCGGCGACGGCACGCTGCGGCTCGCGGGCCTGGAATGGCCGGGCGAGCCCGGGCTGCGAGGGCACTCCGACGGTGACGCGGTCGCGCACGCGATCGTCGACGCCGTGCTGGCCGCCGCGGGACTCGGTGACATCGGCACGCACTTCGGGGTCGATCGGCCCGAGTATGCCGGCGCGACGGGGGAGGTCTTCCTGCGCCGCGTCCGGGAGCTCGTGGCGCGGGCGGGCTACGCGATCGGCAACGTCTCGGTGCAGGTGCAGGCCAACCGTCCGCGCATGGCGGGCCGGCGCGCCGAGGCCGAGGCCGTGCTGTCCGCCGCCCTCGGCGCACCCGTCGCCGTCTCGGCGACGACGACCGACGGGCTCGGTTTCACCGGCGCGGGCGAGGGTGTTTCAGCCACCGCCGTCGCGCTCGTCTACGCGCTGCGCTGA
- a CDS encoding GNAT family N-acetyltransferase, with translation MEPELSIVRDDLTGEPTRRLIAAHLAGMLANTPVESVHALDLSALRHPSVRVYSAWLNGDIAAVGAFKTFDADRAELKSMRVADAFLGRGIGRAMLTHLEREARAAGIRSLWLETGSGPDFVAARSMYERAGFVPCAPFADYRPDPLSVFMTRAIDTDAASSR, from the coding sequence ATGGAGCCCGAGCTGTCGATCGTCCGCGATGACCTGACCGGTGAGCCCACCCGCCGGCTGATCGCGGCGCACCTCGCGGGCATGCTCGCCAACACACCGGTCGAGAGCGTCCACGCGCTCGACCTGTCGGCGCTGCGGCATCCGTCGGTCCGCGTGTACTCCGCCTGGCTGAACGGCGACATCGCGGCCGTCGGCGCGTTCAAGACCTTCGACGCCGACCGTGCGGAGCTCAAGTCGATGCGGGTCGCCGACGCCTTCCTCGGCCGCGGCATCGGCCGCGCGATGCTGACACACCTCGAGCGTGAGGCCCGCGCCGCCGGCATCCGCAGTCTCTGGCTCGAGACCGGATCGGGGCCCGACTTCGTCGCGGCCCGTTCGATGTACGAGCGAGCCGGATTCGTCCCCTGCGCCCCGTTCGCCGACTATCGCCCCGATCCGCTGTCGGTGTTCATGACCCGGGCGATCGATACCGACGCCGCGTCCTCGCGATGA
- a CDS encoding DMT family transporter has translation MPFVIAVLVAAVLFGTTGTAQALGPDDTTPLGVGAARLVVGGAALGLVGLVAGSRRQRARSAAGVPGPTGGGRALALMALTGLCLALYQPLFFLGTARNGVAVGTVIALGSAPVLAGLLEWMLTRRRPTSPWLVATALATVGVALLAIAGGGSAGADGLGVLGSLGAGGAFAVIANAQRRLIAGGWDAFTVSGAMGVGAAVCGIAMLPMTDMAWLAQPRGWAMALWLGLATVAVAYALFTWGLGGLSAATAATLTLAEPLTASLLGVALLGERLAPLAMVGLAVLAAGLVLLAVTARSAPRSVPTPREA, from the coding sequence ATGCCGTTCGTGATCGCCGTCCTCGTCGCGGCCGTGCTCTTCGGCACCACCGGCACCGCGCAGGCACTCGGCCCGGACGACACCACTCCCCTCGGCGTGGGCGCGGCGCGCCTCGTCGTCGGCGGCGCCGCGCTCGGGCTCGTCGGCCTCGTCGCGGGCTCGCGTCGCCAGCGCGCCCGGTCGGCAGCCGGCGTGCCGGGCCCGACGGGCGGCGGGCGCGCGCTGGCGCTGATGGCCCTGACCGGCCTGTGCCTCGCGCTGTACCAGCCGCTGTTCTTCCTCGGGACGGCGCGCAACGGCGTCGCCGTCGGGACGGTCATCGCGCTGGGGTCGGCGCCCGTGCTGGCGGGACTGCTCGAATGGATGCTGACGCGCCGGCGTCCCACGTCGCCGTGGCTGGTCGCGACCGCCCTCGCCACGGTGGGCGTCGCTCTGCTGGCGATCGCGGGGGGCGGATCGGCCGGTGCCGATGGCCTCGGCGTCCTCGGCTCGCTCGGGGCCGGCGGTGCGTTCGCCGTCATCGCCAACGCGCAGCGGCGCCTCATCGCGGGTGGCTGGGACGCTTTCACGGTGTCGGGCGCCATGGGCGTCGGCGCTGCCGTCTGCGGCATCGCGATGCTGCCGATGACCGACATGGCCTGGCTGGCGCAGCCCCGAGGCTGGGCGATGGCGCTGTGGCTCGGGCTCGCGACGGTCGCGGTCGCCTACGCCCTCTTCACCTGGGGCCTCGGCGGCCTCAGCGCTGCGACGGCCGCGACACTCACGCTCGCGGAACCGCTGACGGCGAGTCTGCTCGGTGTCGCACTCCTGGGTGAGCGCCTCGCTCCGCTTGCGATGGTGGGACTCGCGGTGCTCGCCGCCGGGCTCGTCCTGCTCGCCGTGACCGCGCGCTCCGCACCCCGAAGCGTCCCGACACCCCGAGAGGCCTGA
- the cysS gene encoding cysteine--tRNA ligase translates to MTVRLYDTRAQALRDFAPRDASNVTMYVCGPTVQSGPHIGHVRAAVGFDILRRWLTHRFGRVTFVRNVTDIDDKILANATEREPWWALAYRIELEFTRAYAAVGVLAPTYEPRATASVPQMIELIETLIERGHAYAAPDGSGDVYFDVRSWSEYGSLTRQSLDAMEAAADADPRGKRDPRDFALWKGAKADEPVDASWVSPWGRGRPGWHIECSAMSRRYLGPEFDIHGGGLDLRFPHHENELAQSTAAGDAFARYWVHNGLVTVGDQKMSKSLGNFLLADDVLAERDPLVVRYALGAAHYRSNLDLSPASFDEAEAALDRIRSFQQRVARAVPDATGGETASVPDAFAAAMDDDLGVPQALAVVHETVRAGNTAIDAGDTDAAAAAARSVAAMLDVLGLEVASPAGALSPAAETAALDALVRTMIDQRADARATKDWATADRIRDAIAAAGIVLEDGPEGTHWSVNRG, encoded by the coding sequence GTGACCGTTCGGCTTTACGACACTCGCGCGCAGGCGCTGCGCGACTTCGCGCCCCGCGACGCGTCGAACGTCACGATGTACGTCTGCGGCCCGACGGTGCAGTCGGGCCCGCACATCGGCCACGTCCGCGCCGCCGTCGGCTTCGACATCCTGCGCCGGTGGCTCACGCACCGCTTCGGTCGCGTGACCTTCGTGCGCAACGTCACCGACATCGACGACAAGATCCTCGCCAACGCCACCGAGCGCGAGCCGTGGTGGGCGCTGGCCTACCGTATCGAGCTCGAGTTCACACGTGCCTACGCGGCGGTGGGGGTGCTGGCTCCGACGTACGAGCCGCGCGCCACGGCATCCGTCCCGCAGATGATCGAGCTCATCGAGACGCTCATCGAGCGCGGTCACGCGTACGCGGCGCCCGACGGCTCGGGTGACGTCTACTTCGACGTACGGTCCTGGTCCGAGTACGGCTCGCTGACGCGGCAGTCGCTCGACGCCATGGAGGCCGCCGCCGACGCCGATCCCCGTGGCAAGCGCGACCCCCGCGACTTCGCGCTGTGGAAGGGCGCCAAGGCCGACGAGCCCGTCGACGCATCGTGGGTGTCGCCGTGGGGCCGCGGACGACCCGGATGGCACATCGAGTGCTCGGCGATGAGCCGGCGCTACCTCGGCCCCGAGTTCGACATCCACGGCGGCGGGCTCGACCTGCGGTTCCCGCACCACGAGAACGAGCTGGCGCAGTCCACAGCGGCCGGTGACGCCTTCGCCCGGTACTGGGTGCACAACGGCCTGGTCACCGTGGGCGACCAGAAGATGTCGAAGTCGCTCGGCAACTTCCTGCTCGCCGACGACGTGCTCGCGGAGCGCGACCCTCTCGTCGTGCGATACGCGCTGGGCGCCGCGCACTACCGCTCGAACCTCGACCTGAGCCCCGCCAGTTTCGACGAGGCCGAAGCCGCGCTCGACCGCATCCGCTCCTTCCAGCAGCGCGTGGCCCGGGCGGTGCCGGACGCGACCGGCGGCGAGACCGCGTCGGTTCCTGACGCCTTCGCCGCTGCGATGGACGACGACCTGGGCGTGCCCCAGGCGCTCGCGGTCGTGCACGAGACCGTGCGCGCCGGGAACACCGCCATCGACGCCGGAGACACGGATGCCGCGGCTGCGGCCGCTCGTTCGGTCGCGGCAATGCTCGACGTCCTCGGGCTCGAGGTCGCGTCGCCGGCCGGCGCCCTCTCGCCGGCAGCCGAGACCGCGGCGCTCGACGCCCTCGTGCGCACCATGATCGACCAGCGCGCCGACGCGCGCGCCACCAAGGACTGGGCGACGGCCGATCGCATCCGCGACGCGATCGCGGCGGCCGGCATCGTCCTCGAAGACGGTCCCGAGGGGACCCATTGGAGTGTGAACCGTGGCTAA
- the rlmB gene encoding 23S rRNA (guanosine(2251)-2'-O)-methyltransferase RlmB — MAKPGNPSAGRGKKKGPTKGTGGKNRRSLEGRGPTPKAEDRAWHPAGKRKAAQERFIAAGGKVSQRPSGGNRAPKAKAGDDTETVTGRNSVLEALRAKIPATAFYIAQRVEMDDRVKEMLSIATNRNIPVLEVTRQELDRMAGFDGVHQGVAIKVPPYEYAHPQDLLEQVIDRGETPLFVALDSVTDPRNLGAIMRSAAAFGGHGVIIPQRRSAGVNSAAWKTSAGAAARIPVAIAPNLTTTLKEFKKQGVFVLGLDGDGDVALPALQLADRPVAIVVGSEGKGLSRLVTETCDQVVSIPISAATESLNAGIAASVALYQVATIRAAQE; from the coding sequence GTGGCTAAGCCAGGAAACCCGTCCGCCGGACGCGGCAAGAAGAAGGGCCCGACCAAGGGCACCGGCGGCAAGAACCGTCGCTCGCTCGAGGGTCGCGGGCCGACCCCGAAGGCCGAGGACCGCGCCTGGCACCCCGCCGGCAAGCGCAAGGCCGCCCAGGAACGGTTCATCGCCGCCGGCGGCAAGGTGTCGCAGCGTCCGAGCGGTGGCAACCGTGCTCCCAAGGCGAAGGCGGGCGATGACACCGAGACGGTGACGGGCCGCAACAGCGTGCTCGAGGCGCTCCGCGCCAAGATCCCCGCGACGGCGTTCTACATCGCCCAGCGCGTCGAGATGGACGACCGCGTCAAGGAGATGCTGTCGATCGCCACGAACCGCAACATCCCGGTGCTCGAGGTCACGCGCCAGGAGCTCGACCGCATGGCCGGCTTCGACGGCGTGCACCAGGGCGTCGCGATCAAGGTGCCGCCGTACGAGTACGCCCACCCGCAGGACCTGCTCGAGCAGGTCATCGATCGCGGCGAGACCCCGCTGTTCGTCGCGCTCGACAGCGTGACCGACCCGCGCAACCTGGGCGCGATCATGCGTTCGGCGGCCGCGTTCGGCGGCCACGGTGTCATCATCCCGCAGCGCCGCTCGGCGGGTGTGAACTCCGCCGCGTGGAAGACCAGCGCGGGCGCGGCCGCCCGCATCCCCGTCGCGATCGCGCCGAACCTGACGACGACGCTCAAAGAGTTCAAGAAGCAGGGCGTGTTCGTGCTCGGCCTCGACGGTGACGGCGACGTGGCGCTGCCGGCGCTGCAGCTGGCCGACCGTCCCGTGGCGATCGTCGTCGGGTCCGAGGGCAAGGGCCTGTCGCGACTGGTCACCGAGACGTGCGACCAGGTCGTGTCGATTCCGATCTCGGCCGCCACCGAATCGCTCAACGCCGGCATCGCCGCGTCGGTCGCGCTGTATCAGGTCGCGACCATTCGTGCCGCTCAGGAGTGA